In Salmo salar chromosome ssa15, Ssal_v3.1, whole genome shotgun sequence, one genomic interval encodes:
- the LOC106572852 gene encoding zinc finger protein 335 isoform X3: MEGEIEVESSSDVGPSGSGMEEPSESGMGMESSEAMSADSSDAAAPHASRHHSQHRHGHGHHGQAPESDCHVGQSSEGILAFLPETSSSTDVTHHRATVHLPDSSSVAQSTSVSTVTQSILVSGSAQVMVHSSAAVSDCGGMMVSDSTASTSSDLGSAIDKIIESTIGPDIMNGCIAVTSAEDSVAETSEGQYLILQGPDDGAPMVAHMSSSALSSHHRIAIEALGEGPTSTCHDQGDMQDNLDPDQPSGSHSHSGRYPDHEDQDNQPQHSHASQYMECSGGDADGPDQTGESSSSYVDDEEPDQTRSSRSLVRSRFPEYGIVDNSGQDLRGYVECSGSGATDSNPSSPARLRHTHYMVDCSAGTGAYLECAGDEEEDSMQHHSRSYIDSSSSANHSQNHQTLSNHSQNHQTLRQYVESGAAVADSEQPGCSNSHSQSHQTLRQYMESGAADSEQPRCYQYQAEEGQGEDPDQNPDQNQDPDQPQHSDQQQPQHSHYMETTSSSTGPEGEGSTTDHHHPQADTADSGSADHPEVMECSESQPGPYISSSGTYSYHPEPEMEEAPEPPWSHSLERPSRGEEEEGGVVGGSGAPVVEEGAGSGPGVTVPHTMAELEEMMEVVIVQQFKCKMCPYKSVSKDTLINHMRDRHFKPTGGPPPKKRGRGRPRRSDTLARQPAEVKPEPQPEEPEDDDIVDAGAIDDPEEDSDYNPADEDCRGRQPALLRQPAPPPCSSSSSTDRPRRRVGRPRKFTYTEGSYNGKEAVADGTSKPKGSVDPQGSEEASSSGLGNGPGPLANGNTAEAGISQSDSENKDPSSNGRPEELFPRKRGRPSKRFIRKKYKKYMNRKYCKSLKPLLRPHSCWICGSRFLSQEDLRFHVDSHQGNDPECFKCLQCNYRCKRWSSLKEHMFNHQGNKPFKCEECDYSSVYKKDVIRHSAIHNKDKKTKSESQVSKVLSFPCPVCHRVYPMQKRLTQHMKTHSTEKPHMCDKCGKSFKKRYTFKMHLLTHIQSVDNSRFKCEFCDYDCDNKKLLLNHQLSHTNDRPFKCDYCKYSTSKEDFLVSHLAIKHTGEKPFSCEMCHFMTKHRKNLRLHVQCRHPEAFEEWSATHPEEPVRRRRRPFFTQQQIEELKQQHDDTPGLQNTILAVDPDTLQAMQTMQNASVSQDAMGNTTIIYEQAGNSDLSAQNALDLLLNMSNARELVGNSLQVQVLKSSDSSVLEAGSWTGVTSATGGGQKVVTFHVSETGETLVQEVQEVQEGYEAGTNENGEITQVAIQAYEGAEGFSVLEQATEEIHSTGPGYSSGEGSPQPMEEEEEGTEIVRENGEKYYLTSGLGDGVLQQVELSSEAPGSPSMVGSPQQNQLNPKRFSCRICMESFHGRSDMENHKRAHIDPSTFKCPDCDFTASSWPVVKTHMVMHAYLRPHKCPSCSFASKNKKDLRRHMMTHTNEKPFTCQICGQRFNRNGHLKFHMERLHSQDPPTKKTRSGGGSQQTIIVNSDEEALATLQSALQAGQIISPEQLQQALGQDHIIMSQEQGLGQDHIIMSQDQGLGQDHIIVSQEQGLGQDHIIVSQEQGLEDQEEATYIQQITTVDGQTLQYMTGDNQVQYIISQDGVQHFLPQEYVVLADGNHIQMSDGQIIQYEHDGAFLQEQQIALSHDGQIQYLPISSEQQIVSPEDLEGAEHSAVTAVADAALQQTQTVYTEATQEQLEQLQQQGIQYDVITFTDE; this comes from the exons ATGGAAGGGGAGATCGAGGTGGAGAGCAGCAGTGATGTTGGTCCGTCAGGGTCTGGGATGGAGGAGCCGTCAGAGAGCGGTATGGGCATGGAGTCGTCGGAGGCCATGTCTGCAGACAGCAGCGACGCAGCAGCGCCACACGCCTCCCGCCACCACAGCCAGCACCGCCATGGGCACGGTCACCATGGCCAGGCCCCAGAGTCAGACTGCCATGTGGGACAAAGCTCAGAGGGTATCCTG GCGTTCCTACCAGAGACCAGCTCCAGCACAGACGTCACCCACCACAGAGCCACCGTCCACCTCCCAGACTCCTCCTCTGTGGCCCAGTCCACCAGCGTCTCCACCGTAACCCAGTCCATCCTGGTGTCCGGGTCGGCCCAG GTGATGGTCCACTCCAGTGCAGCGGTGTCAGACTGCGGGGGCATGATGGTGTCTGATTCCACAGCCTCTACCTCCTCAGACCTGGGATCAGCCATAGACAAGATCATAGAGTCCACCATCGGACCTGACATCATGAACG GATGTATAGCAGTGACCAGTGCAGAGGACAGCGTTGCAGAGACCAGTGAGGGGCAGTATTTGATACTACAAGGACCAGACGATG GGGCCCCTATGGTAGCCCACATGTCGTCCTCGGCTCTGTCCAGCCATCACCGCATCGCCATCGAGGCTCTGGGAGAGGGTCCTACCTCCACCTGCCACGACCAGGGGGACATGCAGG ATAACCTGGATCCAGACCAGCCCTCTGGGAGTCACTCTCACTCCGGCCGCTACCCAGACCATGAGGACCAGGACAACCAGCCCCAGCACTCCCACGCGTCCCAGTACATGGAGTGTAGTGGTGGCGATGCGGACGGACCTGATCAG ACTGGAGAGTCCTCCTCCTCGTATGTAGACGATGAGGAACCCGACCAGACACGTTCCTCCCGCTCCCTCGTCCGGTCCCGTTTCCCTGAGTACGGTATAGTCGACAACTCTGGCCAGGACCTCAGGGGGTACGTGGAGTGTAGTGGTAGCGGTGCCACCGACTCCAACCCCTCGTCCCCTGCCCGTCTACGACACACCCACTATATGGTGGACTGCAGCGCGGGGACGGGGGCGTACCTGGAGTGTGCCGGGGACGAGGAAGAGGATTCGATGCAGCACCACTCTCGGAGCTACATCGACAGCAGCAGCAGTGCTAACCATTCCCAGAATCACCAAACTCTGTCTAACCACTCTCAGAATCACCAAACCCTGCGGCAGTATGTGGAGTCTGGGGCTGCGGTTGCAGATTCAGAGCAGCCTGGTTGTTCCAACTCTCACTCTCAGAGTCACCAAACCCTACGGCAGTATATGGAGTCTGGGGCTGCAGATTCGGAACAGCCACGATGTTACCAATACCAGGCTGAGGAAGGGCAAGGAGAGGACCCAGACCAGAACCCAGATCAGAACCAGGACCCAGATCAGCCACAGCACTCTGACCAGCAGCAGCCTCAGCACTCCCACTACATGGAGACCACCAGCAGCAGCACTGGCCCAGAAGGTGAGGGttccaccacagaccaccaccacccccaggcAGACACCGCAGACTCAGGCTCAGCAGATCATCCAGAGGTTATGGAGTGTTCTGAGAGCCAGCCTGGCCCTTACATCAGTAGCAGTGGGACCTACTCCTACCACCCGGAGCCTGAGATGGAAGAGGCCCCTGAACCTCCATGgtcccacagtttggagaggccttccaggggagaggaggaggagggcggcGTGGTGGGGGGGTCTGGGGCTCCAGTCGTGGAGGAGGGGGCTGGGAGCGGACCAGGGGTCACCGTCCCCCACACCATGGCTGAACTGgaggagatgatggaggtggtgatCGTTCAGCAGTTCAAGTGCAAGATGTGTCCCTACAAGAGCGTCTCCAAAGACACCCTCATCAACCACATGAGAGACAGGCACTTCAAACCCACAG GTGGCCCCCCTCCTAAGAAGCGTGGTCGTGGTCGGCCCAGGCGTAGTGATACATTGGCCCGTCAGCCGGCTGAGGTGAAACCAGAGCCCCAGCCTGAGGAGCCAGAGGACGATGACATCGTAGACGCTGGGGCCATCGATGACCCTGAAG AGGACAGTGACTATAACCCAGCAGATGAGGACTGTAGGGGTAGACAGCCTGCTCTCCTGAGACAacctgccccccctccctgctcctcctcctcctccacagacCGCCCCAGACGCAGGGTGGGACGACCCAGGAAGTTCACCTACACAGAGGGCAGCTACAACGGCAAGG AAGCAGTAGCAGACGGGACGTCAAAGCCTAAGGGGAGTGTGGATCCTCAAGGCTCGGAGGAGGCCAGTTCCTCAGGCCTGGGAAACGGCCCAGGTCCCTTGGCCAATGGAAACACAGCGGAAGCCGGCATCAGCCAATCGGACTCTGAGAACAAAGACCCGTCGTCCAATGGGAGGCCAGAAGAGCTTTTCCCAAGGAAACGGGGTCGACCCTCCAAGCGGTTCATCAGGAAGAAATACAAGAAGTACATGAACCGCAA GTACTGTAAGTCTCTGAAGCCGCTCCTGAGGCCTCACAGCTGTTGGATCTGCGGCTCTCGCTTCCTGTCCCAGGAGGACCTGAGGTTCCACGTTGACTCTCACCAAGGAAACGACCCAGAGTGCTTCAAATGCCTGCAGTGTAACTACCGCTGCAAAAGATGGTCCTCCCTCAAG GAACACATGTTCAACCACCAGGGGAACAAGCCCTTTAAGTGTGAGGAGTGTGACTACAGCAGTGTGTATAAGAAGGATGTCATCAGACACTCTGCAATACACAACAAGGAcaa GAAAACAAAGTctgagtca CAGGTATCTAAGGTGTTGTCGTTCCCGTGTCCAGTGTGCCACAGAGTCTACCCCATGCAGAAGAGACTCACTCAGCACATGAAGACACACAGTACCGAGAAACCACACATGTGTGACAAG tgtgggaagtccttcaagaagAGATATACGTTCAAGATGCATCTCCTCACACACATCCAGAGTGTTGACAACAGCAG GTTCAAGTGTGAGTTCTGTGACTATGACTGTGACAAcaagaagctcttgctcaacCACCAGCTGTCCCATACCAACGACCGGCCCTTTAAATGTGACTACTGTAAATACTCCACCTCTAAAGAGGACTTCCTGGTCTCACACCTGGCCATCAAACACACCG GAGAGAAACCGTTCTCCTGTGAGATGTGCCACTTCATGACGAAACACCGTAAGAACCTGCGTCTGCACGTCCAGTGTCGCCACCCGGAGGCGTTTGAGGAGTGGAGCGCTACGCACCCTGAGGAGCCCGTCAGACGGAGGAGGAGACCCTTCTTCACCCAACAACAGATAGAGGAACTCAAACAGCAACACGACGACACACCGGGCCTACAGAACACTATA CTGGCGGTGGATCCTGATACACTACAAGCCATGCAGACAATGCAGAACGCCTCAGTCTCCCAAGATGCAATGGGAAACACCACCATCATCTACGAACAGG cTGGAAACTCAGACCTGTCAGCCCAAAATGCTCTGGATCTGCTGTTGAATATGAGCAACGCCAGAGAGCTGGTGGGAAACTCACTGCAG GTACAGGTGTTGAAGTCGTCTGACTCCAGCGTTCTAGAAGCAGGCTCCTGGACGGGCGTTACCTCGGCGACGGGGGGAGGGCAAAAAGTTGTGACCTTTCACGTGTCTGAGACCGGCGAGACCCTGGTGCAGGAG GTCCAGGAGGTGCAGGAGGGTTATGAGGCAGGGACCAATGAGAATGGAGAGATCACCCAGGTGGCCATCCAGGCCTATGAGGGGGCAGAAGGCTTCAGTGTGTTGGAACAAGCTACAGAGGAGATCCACAGCACCGGACCTGGATACAG CAGTGGCGAGGGGAGTCCCCAGCCcatggaagaagaggaggaaggaacagaaatagtcagagagaatGGAGAAAAGTACTACCTGACCTCCGGGCTAGGGGACGGGGTGTTGCAGCAGGTCGAG ctgagcAGTGAGGCCCCGGGTTCTCCCTCCATGGTGGGTTCTCCCCAGCAGAACCAGCTCAACCCTAAGAGGTTCTCCTGTCGTATCTGCATGGAGTCGTTCCACGGTCGTAGTGACATGGAGAACCACAAGAGGGCCCACATCGACCCCTCCACCTTTAAGTGTCCCGACTGTGACTTCACTGCCTCGTCCTGGCCAGTTGTCAAG ACCCACATGGTCATGCATGCCTACCTGAGACCTCACAAGTGTCCCAGCTGCAGCTTTGCCTCCAAGAACAAGAAGGATCTGAGGAGACACATGATGACGCATACCAACGAGAAGCCCTTCACCTGCCAGATCTGTGGACAGAG gTTTAACCGTAACGGCCACCTCAAGTTCCATATGGAGCGACTCCACAGCCAGGACCCTCCGACAAAGAAGACCCGCTCTGGTGGAGGCTCCCAGCAGACCATCATAGTTAACAGTGATGAGGAGGCTCTCGCCACGCTCCAGT CAGCTCTGCAGGCAGGACAGATTATCAGCCCAGAGCAGCTACAACAGGCCTTGGGTCAGGACCACATCATAATGTCCCAGGAACAAGGTCTGGGTCAGGACCATATCATAATGTCCCAGGATCAAGGTCTGGGTCAGGACCACATCATAGTGTCCCAGGAACAAGGCCTGGGTCAGGACCATATCATAGTGTCCCAGGAACAAGGCCTGGAAGACCAAGAGGAGGCCACGTACATTCAGCAGATCACCACAGTGGACGGACAGACGTTACAGTACATGACAGGAGACAACCAG GTCCAGTATATCATCTCTCAGGATGGAGTCCAACACTTCCTACCTCAGGAGTACGTGGTACTAGCAGACGGGAACCACATCCAGATGTCAGATGGCCAGATCATCCAGTATGAGCATGATGGTGCCTTCCTGCAGGAGCAacag
- the LOC106572852 gene encoding zinc finger protein 335 isoform X2 gives MEGEIEVESSSDVGPSGSGMEEPSESGMGMESSEAMSADSSDAAAPHASRHHSQHRHGHGHHGQAPESDCHVGQSSEGILAFLPETSSSTDVTHHRATVHLPDSSSVAQSTSVSTVTQSILVSGSAQVMVHSSAAVSDCGGMMVSDSTASTSSDLGSAIDKIIESTIGPDIMNGCIAVTSAEDSVAETSEGQYLILQGPDDGAPMVAHMSSSALSSHHRIAIEALGEGPTSTCHDQGDMQDNLDPDQPSGSHSHSGRYPDHEDQDNQPQHSHASQYMECSGGDADGPDQTGESSSSYVDDEEPDQTRSSRSLVRSRFPEYGIVDNSGQDLRGYVECSGSGATDSNPSSPARLRHTHYMVDCSAGTGAYLECAGDEEEDSMQHHSRSYIDSSSSANHSQNHQTLSNHSQNHQTLRQYVESGAAVADSEQPGCSNSHSQSHQTLRQYMESGAADSEQPRCYQYQAEEGQGEDPDQNPDQNQDPDQPQHSDQQQPQHSHYMETTSSSTGPEGEGSTTDHHHPQADTADSGSADHPEVMECSESQPGPYISSSGTYSYHPEPEMEEAPEPPWSHSLERPSRGEEEEGGVVGGSGAPVVEEGAGSGPGVTVPHTMAELEEMMEVVIVQQFKCKMCPYKSVSKDTLINHMRDRHFKPTGGPPPKKRGRGRPRRSDTLARQPAEVKPEPQPEEPEDDDIVDAGAIDDPEEDSDYNPADEDCRGRQPALLRQPAPPPCSSSSSTDRPRRRVGRPRKFTYTEGSYNGKEAVADGTSKPKGSVDPQGSEEASSSGLGNGPGPLANGNTAEAGISQSDSENKDPSSNGRPEELFPRKRGRPSKRFIRKKYKKYMNRKYCKSLKPLLRPHSCWICGSRFLSQEDLRFHVDSHQGNDPECFKCLQCNYRCKRWSSLKEHMFNHQGNKPFKCEECDYSSVYKKDVIRHSAIHNKDKKTKSESCGLSDSQQVSKVLSFPCPVCHRVYPMQKRLTQHMKTHSTEKPHMCDKCGKSFKKRYTFKMHLLTHIQSVDNSRFKCEFCDYDCDNKKLLLNHQLSHTNDRPFKCDYCKYSTSKEDFLVSHLAIKHTGEKPFSCEMCHFMTKHRKNLRLHVQCRHPEAFEEWSATHPEEPVRRRRRPFFTQQQIEELKQQHDDTPGLQNTILAVDPDTLQAMQTMQNASVSQDAMGNTTIIYEQAGNSDLSAQNALDLLLNMSNARELVGNSLQVQVLKSSDSSVLEAGSWTGVTSATGGGQKVVTFHVSETGETLVQEVQEVQEGYEAGTNENGEITQVAIQAYEGAEGFSVLEQATEEIHSTGPGYSSGEGSPQPMEEEEEGTEIVRENGEKYYLTSGLGDGVLQQVELSSEAPGSPSMVGSPQQNQLNPKRFSCRICMESFHGRSDMENHKRAHIDPSTFKCPDCDFTASSWPVVKTHMVMHAYLRPHKCPSCSFASKNKKDLRRHMMTHTNEKPFTCQICGQRFNRNGHLKFHMERLHSQDPPTKKTRSGGGSQQTIIVNSDEEALATLQSLQAGQIISPEQLQQALGQDHIIMSQEQGLGQDHIIMSQDQGLGQDHIIVSQEQGLGQDHIIVSQEQGLEDQEEATYIQQITTVDGQTLQYMTGDNQVQYIISQDGVQHFLPQEYVVLADGNHIQMSDGQIIQYEHDGAFLQEQQIALSHDGQIQYLPISSEQQIVSPEDLEGAEHSAVTAVADAALQQTQTVYTEATQEQLEQLQQQGIQYDVITFTDE, from the exons ATGGAAGGGGAGATCGAGGTGGAGAGCAGCAGTGATGTTGGTCCGTCAGGGTCTGGGATGGAGGAGCCGTCAGAGAGCGGTATGGGCATGGAGTCGTCGGAGGCCATGTCTGCAGACAGCAGCGACGCAGCAGCGCCACACGCCTCCCGCCACCACAGCCAGCACCGCCATGGGCACGGTCACCATGGCCAGGCCCCAGAGTCAGACTGCCATGTGGGACAAAGCTCAGAGGGTATCCTG GCGTTCCTACCAGAGACCAGCTCCAGCACAGACGTCACCCACCACAGAGCCACCGTCCACCTCCCAGACTCCTCCTCTGTGGCCCAGTCCACCAGCGTCTCCACCGTAACCCAGTCCATCCTGGTGTCCGGGTCGGCCCAG GTGATGGTCCACTCCAGTGCAGCGGTGTCAGACTGCGGGGGCATGATGGTGTCTGATTCCACAGCCTCTACCTCCTCAGACCTGGGATCAGCCATAGACAAGATCATAGAGTCCACCATCGGACCTGACATCATGAACG GATGTATAGCAGTGACCAGTGCAGAGGACAGCGTTGCAGAGACCAGTGAGGGGCAGTATTTGATACTACAAGGACCAGACGATG GGGCCCCTATGGTAGCCCACATGTCGTCCTCGGCTCTGTCCAGCCATCACCGCATCGCCATCGAGGCTCTGGGAGAGGGTCCTACCTCCACCTGCCACGACCAGGGGGACATGCAGG ATAACCTGGATCCAGACCAGCCCTCTGGGAGTCACTCTCACTCCGGCCGCTACCCAGACCATGAGGACCAGGACAACCAGCCCCAGCACTCCCACGCGTCCCAGTACATGGAGTGTAGTGGTGGCGATGCGGACGGACCTGATCAG ACTGGAGAGTCCTCCTCCTCGTATGTAGACGATGAGGAACCCGACCAGACACGTTCCTCCCGCTCCCTCGTCCGGTCCCGTTTCCCTGAGTACGGTATAGTCGACAACTCTGGCCAGGACCTCAGGGGGTACGTGGAGTGTAGTGGTAGCGGTGCCACCGACTCCAACCCCTCGTCCCCTGCCCGTCTACGACACACCCACTATATGGTGGACTGCAGCGCGGGGACGGGGGCGTACCTGGAGTGTGCCGGGGACGAGGAAGAGGATTCGATGCAGCACCACTCTCGGAGCTACATCGACAGCAGCAGCAGTGCTAACCATTCCCAGAATCACCAAACTCTGTCTAACCACTCTCAGAATCACCAAACCCTGCGGCAGTATGTGGAGTCTGGGGCTGCGGTTGCAGATTCAGAGCAGCCTGGTTGTTCCAACTCTCACTCTCAGAGTCACCAAACCCTACGGCAGTATATGGAGTCTGGGGCTGCAGATTCGGAACAGCCACGATGTTACCAATACCAGGCTGAGGAAGGGCAAGGAGAGGACCCAGACCAGAACCCAGATCAGAACCAGGACCCAGATCAGCCACAGCACTCTGACCAGCAGCAGCCTCAGCACTCCCACTACATGGAGACCACCAGCAGCAGCACTGGCCCAGAAGGTGAGGGttccaccacagaccaccaccacccccaggcAGACACCGCAGACTCAGGCTCAGCAGATCATCCAGAGGTTATGGAGTGTTCTGAGAGCCAGCCTGGCCCTTACATCAGTAGCAGTGGGACCTACTCCTACCACCCGGAGCCTGAGATGGAAGAGGCCCCTGAACCTCCATGgtcccacagtttggagaggccttccaggggagaggaggaggagggcggcGTGGTGGGGGGGTCTGGGGCTCCAGTCGTGGAGGAGGGGGCTGGGAGCGGACCAGGGGTCACCGTCCCCCACACCATGGCTGAACTGgaggagatgatggaggtggtgatCGTTCAGCAGTTCAAGTGCAAGATGTGTCCCTACAAGAGCGTCTCCAAAGACACCCTCATCAACCACATGAGAGACAGGCACTTCAAACCCACAG GTGGCCCCCCTCCTAAGAAGCGTGGTCGTGGTCGGCCCAGGCGTAGTGATACATTGGCCCGTCAGCCGGCTGAGGTGAAACCAGAGCCCCAGCCTGAGGAGCCAGAGGACGATGACATCGTAGACGCTGGGGCCATCGATGACCCTGAAG AGGACAGTGACTATAACCCAGCAGATGAGGACTGTAGGGGTAGACAGCCTGCTCTCCTGAGACAacctgccccccctccctgctcctcctcctcctccacagacCGCCCCAGACGCAGGGTGGGACGACCCAGGAAGTTCACCTACACAGAGGGCAGCTACAACGGCAAGG AAGCAGTAGCAGACGGGACGTCAAAGCCTAAGGGGAGTGTGGATCCTCAAGGCTCGGAGGAGGCCAGTTCCTCAGGCCTGGGAAACGGCCCAGGTCCCTTGGCCAATGGAAACACAGCGGAAGCCGGCATCAGCCAATCGGACTCTGAGAACAAAGACCCGTCGTCCAATGGGAGGCCAGAAGAGCTTTTCCCAAGGAAACGGGGTCGACCCTCCAAGCGGTTCATCAGGAAGAAATACAAGAAGTACATGAACCGCAA GTACTGTAAGTCTCTGAAGCCGCTCCTGAGGCCTCACAGCTGTTGGATCTGCGGCTCTCGCTTCCTGTCCCAGGAGGACCTGAGGTTCCACGTTGACTCTCACCAAGGAAACGACCCAGAGTGCTTCAAATGCCTGCAGTGTAACTACCGCTGCAAAAGATGGTCCTCCCTCAAG GAACACATGTTCAACCACCAGGGGAACAAGCCCTTTAAGTGTGAGGAGTGTGACTACAGCAGTGTGTATAAGAAGGATGTCATCAGACACTCTGCAATACACAACAAGGAcaa GAAAACAAAGTctgagtca TGTGGTCTGTCTGACTCTCAGCAGGTATCTAAGGTGTTGTCGTTCCCGTGTCCAGTGTGCCACAGAGTCTACCCCATGCAGAAGAGACTCACTCAGCACATGAAGACACACAGTACCGAGAAACCACACATGTGTGACAAG tgtgggaagtccttcaagaagAGATATACGTTCAAGATGCATCTCCTCACACACATCCAGAGTGTTGACAACAGCAG GTTCAAGTGTGAGTTCTGTGACTATGACTGTGACAAcaagaagctcttgctcaacCACCAGCTGTCCCATACCAACGACCGGCCCTTTAAATGTGACTACTGTAAATACTCCACCTCTAAAGAGGACTTCCTGGTCTCACACCTGGCCATCAAACACACCG GAGAGAAACCGTTCTCCTGTGAGATGTGCCACTTCATGACGAAACACCGTAAGAACCTGCGTCTGCACGTCCAGTGTCGCCACCCGGAGGCGTTTGAGGAGTGGAGCGCTACGCACCCTGAGGAGCCCGTCAGACGGAGGAGGAGACCCTTCTTCACCCAACAACAGATAGAGGAACTCAAACAGCAACACGACGACACACCGGGCCTACAGAACACTATA CTGGCGGTGGATCCTGATACACTACAAGCCATGCAGACAATGCAGAACGCCTCAGTCTCCCAAGATGCAATGGGAAACACCACCATCATCTACGAACAGG cTGGAAACTCAGACCTGTCAGCCCAAAATGCTCTGGATCTGCTGTTGAATATGAGCAACGCCAGAGAGCTGGTGGGAAACTCACTGCAG GTACAGGTGTTGAAGTCGTCTGACTCCAGCGTTCTAGAAGCAGGCTCCTGGACGGGCGTTACCTCGGCGACGGGGGGAGGGCAAAAAGTTGTGACCTTTCACGTGTCTGAGACCGGCGAGACCCTGGTGCAGGAG GTCCAGGAGGTGCAGGAGGGTTATGAGGCAGGGACCAATGAGAATGGAGAGATCACCCAGGTGGCCATCCAGGCCTATGAGGGGGCAGAAGGCTTCAGTGTGTTGGAACAAGCTACAGAGGAGATCCACAGCACCGGACCTGGATACAG CAGTGGCGAGGGGAGTCCCCAGCCcatggaagaagaggaggaaggaacagaaatagtcagagagaatGGAGAAAAGTACTACCTGACCTCCGGGCTAGGGGACGGGGTGTTGCAGCAGGTCGAG ctgagcAGTGAGGCCCCGGGTTCTCCCTCCATGGTGGGTTCTCCCCAGCAGAACCAGCTCAACCCTAAGAGGTTCTCCTGTCGTATCTGCATGGAGTCGTTCCACGGTCGTAGTGACATGGAGAACCACAAGAGGGCCCACATCGACCCCTCCACCTTTAAGTGTCCCGACTGTGACTTCACTGCCTCGTCCTGGCCAGTTGTCAAG ACCCACATGGTCATGCATGCCTACCTGAGACCTCACAAGTGTCCCAGCTGCAGCTTTGCCTCCAAGAACAAGAAGGATCTGAGGAGACACATGATGACGCATACCAACGAGAAGCCCTTCACCTGCCAGATCTGTGGACAGAG gTTTAACCGTAACGGCCACCTCAAGTTCCATATGGAGCGACTCCACAGCCAGGACCCTCCGACAAAGAAGACCCGCTCTGGTGGAGGCTCCCAGCAGACCATCATAGTTAACAGTGATGAGGAGGCTCTCGCCACGCTCCAGT CTCTGCAGGCAGGACAGATTATCAGCCCAGAGCAGCTACAACAGGCCTTGGGTCAGGACCACATCATAATGTCCCAGGAACAAGGTCTGGGTCAGGACCATATCATAATGTCCCAGGATCAAGGTCTGGGTCAGGACCACATCATAGTGTCCCAGGAACAAGGCCTGGGTCAGGACCATATCATAGTGTCCCAGGAACAAGGCCTGGAAGACCAAGAGGAGGCCACGTACATTCAGCAGATCACCACAGTGGACGGACAGACGTTACAGTACATGACAGGAGACAACCAG GTCCAGTATATCATCTCTCAGGATGGAGTCCAACACTTCCTACCTCAGGAGTACGTGGTACTAGCAGACGGGAACCACATCCAGATGTCAGATGGCCAGATCATCCAGTATGAGCATGATGGTGCCTTCCTGCAGGAGCAacag